In one window of Desulforhabdus amnigena DNA:
- the argB gene encoding acetylglutamate kinase: MIEKANILIEALPYIRRFYQQTVVIKYGGHAMVAEELKESFAQDIVLMKYIGIHPVVVHGGGPQIGRMLERIGIQSDFCAGMRVTDADTMDIVEMVLAGKINKEIVSLVNRHGGQAIGLSGKDGKLIEARKHHVFRYQGDDRPPEIIDIGLVGEVQRINVEILEVLEKSNIIPIIAPVGMGENGETYNINADLVAGHIAGALKAKKLILMTDVAGVLNKEGELISSMTVAEAADALQDETLRGGMIPKVQCSIDAVQAGTKKVHIVDGRIPHAVLLEMFTDAGIGTEIFKKRPKSKKE; this comes from the coding sequence CAGCAGACGGTCGTCATCAAATACGGCGGTCATGCCATGGTGGCCGAAGAGCTCAAAGAGAGCTTCGCGCAGGATATCGTCCTCATGAAATATATCGGCATCCATCCCGTGGTGGTTCACGGCGGGGGGCCTCAAATCGGCCGCATGCTTGAAAGAATAGGCATACAGAGCGACTTTTGTGCGGGAATGCGAGTCACGGACGCCGATACGATGGATATCGTGGAGATGGTCCTGGCAGGCAAAATCAACAAGGAAATCGTCTCCCTGGTAAATCGCCACGGGGGACAGGCCATCGGGCTCAGCGGAAAGGATGGGAAACTCATCGAAGCTCGCAAACATCACGTGTTCCGCTATCAAGGGGACGATCGCCCTCCGGAAATCATAGATATAGGACTCGTGGGAGAAGTGCAGCGCATAAACGTCGAAATCCTCGAGGTTCTCGAGAAAAGCAACATCATCCCCATTATCGCCCCAGTGGGAATGGGTGAAAACGGAGAGACCTACAATATCAACGCAGACCTGGTGGCCGGTCACATTGCCGGCGCATTGAAAGCAAAAAAGCTGATCCTTATGACCGATGTGGCCGGAGTCCTCAATAAAGAGGGAGAGCTCATCTCCAGCATGACCGTGGCCGAAGCTGCCGATGCACTCCAGGACGAGACCCTGCGTGGGGGCATGATCCCCAAGGTTCAGTGTTCCATCGACGCCGTGCAGGCGGGAACGAAAAAAGTCCATATCGTGGATGGGCGTATTCCCCATGCGGTTCTTCTCGAAATGTTCACGGACGCCGGCATCGGAACTGAAATTTTCAAGAAACGCCCGAAATCCAAAAAAGAGTGA